In Devosia sp. 1566, a single genomic region encodes these proteins:
- the cysS gene encoding cysteine--tRNA ligase: MNSGLPPLSLYNTLTRREELFEPLDSSNVRLYVCGPTVYDFAHIGNARPVIVFDLLFRLLRNVYGAEQVTYVRNITDVDDKINARAARDYPDLPLNEAIRQVTEKTSAQFAADVAELGALEPTYQPRATDFVLPRPDGKPDMVSLIETLIAKGHAYEAAGEVLFDTTSMPDYGRLSGRNLEDNLAGARVAVDTHKKNPADFVLWKQSSADEPGWESPWGRGRPGWHIECSAMSAAYLGEVFDIHGGGLDLIFPHHENEIAQSRCAHGTHEMARVWMHNGFLQVEGQKMSKSLGNFVTINELLATETFGGRRWPGEVLRLAMLMTHYREPIDFSVRRLEEAETKLRDWQRATGGVAVEDGAAPDASVVGELAKDLNFHRASVALDFIAKRANRGEGDARHCLAATLRFLGFSLDGLLANSSDEEPAHVAAAVAARLAALNSKDFAEADRIRSELAEQGIALMDYKDPQSGERRTKWELKR; this comes from the coding sequence ATGAACTCGGGACTGCCGCCGCTTTCGCTCTACAACACACTGACGCGCCGGGAGGAGCTCTTCGAGCCTCTCGATAGCAGCAATGTGCGGCTCTATGTCTGCGGCCCCACCGTCTATGACTTCGCCCATATCGGCAATGCGCGGCCAGTGATTGTCTTTGATTTGCTGTTCCGCCTGCTGCGCAACGTCTATGGCGCCGAGCAGGTCACCTATGTCCGCAACATCACGGATGTCGACGACAAGATCAATGCGAGGGCGGCACGCGATTATCCCGACCTGCCGCTCAACGAGGCCATCCGGCAGGTGACGGAAAAAACCTCGGCGCAATTTGCCGCCGATGTCGCGGAACTGGGCGCGCTGGAGCCCACCTACCAGCCCCGGGCGACCGATTTTGTGCTGCCGCGCCCCGATGGCAAGCCCGACATGGTCAGCCTTATCGAAACCCTCATTGCCAAGGGCCATGCCTATGAGGCGGCCGGGGAGGTGCTGTTCGATACCACCTCCATGCCCGATTATGGCCGCCTCTCTGGGCGCAATCTGGAGGACAACCTTGCTGGTGCGCGCGTCGCGGTCGACACGCACAAGAAGAACCCGGCCGATTTCGTGCTTTGGAAACAATCGAGCGCCGATGAGCCGGGCTGGGAGAGCCCTTGGGGGCGAGGGCGCCCGGGCTGGCATATCGAATGCTCGGCAATGAGCGCCGCTTATCTCGGCGAAGTCTTCGATATTCATGGCGGCGGGTTGGACCTGATCTTTCCCCACCATGAAAACGAGATCGCTCAATCGCGCTGCGCGCACGGCACCCACGAAATGGCGCGGGTCTGGATGCATAACGGCTTTCTGCAGGTGGAAGGGCAGAAAATGTCCAAGAGCCTGGGCAATTTCGTCACCATCAACGAACTGCTCGCCACCGAGACATTCGGTGGCCGGCGCTGGCCCGGCGAGGTGCTGCGCCTCGCCATGCTGATGACCCATTATCGCGAGCCGATCGATTTCAGTGTTCGGCGCCTGGAAGAAGCAGAAACCAAGTTGCGCGACTGGCAACGCGCCACCGGGGGTGTCGCAGTTGAGGATGGGGCGGCGCCCGACGCAAGTGTGGTTGGGGAGTTGGCCAAGGACCTCAATTTCCATCGCGCCTCGGTGGCGCTCGACTTCATCGCCAAGCGTGCGAACCGGGGAGAGGGCGACGCCCGGCATTGCCTGGCGGCAACGCTGCGCTTCCTCGGCTTCAGCCTCGACGGGCTGCTCGCCAACAGCAGCGATGAGGAGCCGGCCCATGTCGCGGCCGCCGTTGCTGCCCGCCTTGCCGCCCTCAACAGCAAGGACTTTGCCGAGGCTGACCGCATCCGCAGCGAACTGGCGGAGCAGGGCATTGCGCTGATGGACTACAAGGACCCACAAAGCGGCGAGCGTCGCACCAAATGGGAGCTCAAGCGATGA
- a CDS encoding GFA family protein, protein MISSEGNIEAHAGGCQCGAVRFRVKLLGRPSICHCRMCQKAFGGFFGPLVTAHDAVWSRGEPKWYQSSNAARRAFCGDCGTPLAYETRFGLELAIGAFDDPTVATPALQVNLHDKLPFFDDLTSLPVRTEDSDEWRDFLAGIHSNQHPDHDTSDWPSRESSHE, encoded by the coding sequence ATGATCAGCTCGGAAGGCAATATCGAGGCGCATGCCGGCGGCTGCCAGTGTGGCGCGGTGCGGTTCCGCGTCAAGCTGCTGGGGCGACCGTCCATTTGTCACTGCCGCATGTGCCAGAAAGCGTTTGGCGGCTTCTTCGGGCCCCTGGTCACCGCCCATGATGCGGTCTGGAGCCGCGGTGAGCCGAAATGGTACCAGAGCTCCAACGCGGCGCGGCGCGCCTTTTGCGGCGATTGCGGCACTCCGCTCGCTTATGAAACCCGGTTTGGCCTTGAATTGGCGATCGGTGCTTTCGATGACCCGACGGTTGCTACCCCGGCGTTGCAGGTTAACCTGCACGACAAGCTGCCCTTCTTTGATGATCTGACAAGCTTGCCGGTGCGGACGGAAGACAGCGACGAGTGGCGCGACTTCCTTGCCGGCATCCACTCCAACCAGCATCCGGACCACGATACTTCGGATTGGCCATCGCGGGAGAGTTCACATGAGTGA
- the cimA gene encoding citramalate synthase, with translation MSKDRLYLYDTTLRDGAQTAGIEFSLDDKISIAALLEELGVDYIEGGYPGANPVDTEFFGEQRTNKARFTAFGMTKRAGRSVANDPGVQGLLQSRAEAACFVAKAWDRQVETALEITLEENLANLSETVVATVAAGKEALVDCEHFFDGFKSNPDYALSCVRTALEAGARWVVLCDTNGGTMPAEIREIVTAVLGVAPGDKLGIHAHDDTGQAVANTLAAVEAGVRQIQGTLNGIGERCGNANLVTIIPTLLLKSHYADRFATGIDAGRLERLTQLSRAFDDRLNRAPARQAPYVGASAFATKAGIHASALAKDFSSYEHIPPESVGNERSIMVSQQAGRSNLLTALARHGIAIAKDDPRLERLLATVKEREARGYSYDGADASFAVLAREVLGTLPNFFAVENYRASVERRHNAQGEEVTVTEAVVKIRVDGELLMSVAEGNGPVNALDLALRKDLGKFSSRIEDLVLVDFKVRILDGGTGAVTRVLVESRDGTGERWHTIGVSPNIIDASFEALYESITYKLLKTEATAAKAVKTA, from the coding sequence ATGTCCAAAGACCGCCTTTATCTCTACGACACCACCCTGCGGGATGGCGCCCAGACCGCCGGCATCGAGTTCTCGCTGGACGACAAGATTTCCATTGCGGCTCTGCTCGAGGAGCTTGGCGTCGATTACATTGAGGGCGGCTACCCCGGCGCGAACCCGGTGGACACAGAGTTCTTTGGCGAACAGCGCACCAACAAGGCCCGGTTCACCGCCTTTGGCATGACCAAGCGGGCCGGGCGCTCCGTTGCCAACGATCCAGGGGTACAAGGTTTGCTGCAGTCGCGCGCCGAAGCTGCGTGCTTTGTCGCCAAGGCCTGGGACCGGCAGGTGGAAACGGCGCTGGAAATCACGCTAGAGGAAAACCTCGCCAATCTGAGCGAAACCGTGGTGGCAACTGTTGCGGCCGGCAAGGAAGCTCTGGTTGACTGCGAGCACTTCTTTGATGGCTTTAAGTCCAACCCGGACTATGCGCTGTCTTGCGTGCGCACCGCGCTCGAGGCTGGCGCGCGGTGGGTGGTGCTGTGCGACACCAATGGCGGCACCATGCCCGCCGAAATCCGCGAGATCGTTACGGCGGTTCTTGGGGTGGCCCCAGGCGACAAGCTCGGCATCCACGCCCATGACGATACCGGCCAGGCCGTGGCGAACACACTGGCCGCCGTGGAAGCGGGCGTTCGCCAAATCCAGGGCACGCTTAACGGCATTGGGGAGCGCTGTGGCAACGCCAATCTCGTCACCATCATCCCTACGCTCTTACTGAAGTCCCATTACGCGGATCGGTTCGCAACGGGCATCGATGCGGGCCGCCTTGAGCGCCTGACTCAGCTTTCCCGAGCGTTCGATGATCGGCTCAACCGCGCACCGGCCCGGCAAGCGCCCTATGTCGGCGCCTCCGCCTTTGCAACCAAGGCGGGCATTCATGCCTCGGCCCTGGCAAAGGATTTTTCCAGCTACGAGCACATTCCGCCCGAAAGCGTGGGCAATGAGCGCTCGATCATGGTGAGCCAGCAGGCGGGCCGCTCCAATCTGCTGACGGCGCTTGCCCGACACGGCATCGCCATCGCCAAGGATGACCCGCGCCTCGAGCGGCTATTGGCCACCGTCAAGGAACGCGAGGCGCGTGGTTATTCCTATGACGGCGCTGATGCATCCTTTGCCGTGCTGGCGCGAGAAGTATTGGGCACCTTGCCCAACTTCTTTGCTGTCGAAAACTATCGCGCCAGTGTCGAGCGGCGCCATAATGCTCAGGGCGAAGAGGTCACGGTCACCGAAGCGGTGGTCAAGATCCGGGTCGATGGCGAATTGTTGATGTCGGTCGCCGAGGGCAATGGGCCGGTCAATGCGCTCGACCTTGCCCTGCGAAAGGATCTTGGCAAATTCTCTAGCCGGATCGAGGACTTGGTGCTCGTTGATTTCAAGGTTCGTATTCTGGACGGGGGCACGGGCGCGGTCACCCGTGTGCTGGTGGAAAGCCGCGATGGCACGGGCGAACGGTGGCACACTATTGGCGTGTCGCCCAACATCATTGATGCTTCTTTTGAAGCGTTGTATGAATCTATTACCTATAAGCTCTTGAAAACTGAGGCCACAGCAGCCAAGGCCGTCAAGACTGCCTAA
- a CDS encoding LysM peptidoglycan-binding domain-containing protein yields the protein MPTLVGVQVGNAEEQRFASGKAIIRRGDNLWTIARRVYGAGIKYTTIYQANNGQIRDPNRIYPGQVFDLPAGEQ from the coding sequence GTGCCAACTTTGGTTGGGGTCCAGGTCGGCAATGCCGAAGAGCAGCGTTTTGCCTCTGGCAAGGCCATCATCCGGCGCGGTGATAACCTTTGGACCATTGCGCGCCGCGTCTACGGTGCCGGCATCAAGTACACGACGATCTACCAGGCCAATAATGGTCAGATTCGCGATCCCAACCGGATCTATCCAGGCCAGGTGTTTGATCTGCCCGCCGGGGAGCAGTAG
- a CDS encoding metalloregulator ArsR/SmtB family transcription factor, with protein sequence MQDDDFATIMRALGHPVRLSILRILAREQQRECCCADVTESLPLAQSTVSQHIKVLLDAGLIERKPRGTRNCYVVQHDRLQALGSAYASMLEGLAPVVPAIRETEPV encoded by the coding sequence ATGCAAGACGACGATTTCGCGACCATCATGCGGGCGCTCGGCCATCCGGTCCGCCTCAGCATATTGCGTATCCTGGCACGGGAGCAGCAGCGGGAATGCTGCTGCGCCGATGTCACAGAATCCTTGCCGCTGGCACAATCCACCGTCTCCCAGCACATCAAGGTATTGCTTGATGCCGGGCTGATCGAACGCAAGCCACGTGGGACCCGGAATTGCTATGTGGTGCAGCATGATCGCCTGCAGGCGCTTGGAAGCGCTTATGCAAGCATGCTGGAGGGTCTTGCGCCCGTGGTCCCAGCTATCCGGGAAACGGAACCAGTCTGA
- a CDS encoding ABC transporter ATP-binding protein/permease has translation MSVDQSRKAKSSVNADEGSVFATVRNLWTYMWPADRPDLRLRVVLAIAALLLSKVATTLIPFAYKGIVDSLDGSQPNNTLVMGLAVPIVLVIAYGLGNIIDAGFQQLRDVLFASVGQNAVRKLAYRTFNHVHQLSLRFHLARRTGGLSRVIERGTKGIEAIVRFTMLNIVPTLVEFVITAVIFVYMFGVSYLGILVVTIWGYLYFTIKASNWRIAIRRDMNNSDTDANSKAIDSMLNFETVKYFGNEKMEAERYDRAMAGYERSAIRIWTSLGVLNFGQAVIFYAGFIIISVMAVNGVMNGTLTLGDFVLLNTFLMQIYRPLNFIGFVYRELRQGLTDIEEMFKLLEQPAEIVDKPNARPLVVTGPVIRFDHVSFHYDPDRPILKDVSFEVPAGKTVAIVGPTGAGKSTISRLLYRFYDVTGGAITIDGQDLRDITQDSLRAAIGMVPQDTVLFNDTIGYNIEYGRPGASHEEVRKAAAMAQVGPFIETLPKGYDTPVGERGLKLSGGEKQRVAIARTILKAPPILILDEATSALDTKTERDIQSALDIVSANRTTVVIAHRLSTVINADEILVLRSGTVAERGNHRDLLAQGGLYAQMWNRQREATEAEEKLRQTANDPDGFVKTVAPAAE, from the coding sequence ATGTCAGTTGATCAAAGCCGGAAGGCAAAATCGTCCGTAAACGCGGACGAGGGTTCTGTGTTCGCCACAGTGCGCAATCTGTGGACCTATATGTGGCCAGCGGATCGGCCTGATTTGCGGCTGCGGGTGGTGCTGGCGATTGCGGCTTTGCTGCTGTCCAAGGTCGCAACGACGCTTATTCCCTTCGCCTATAAAGGTATCGTCGACAGCCTCGACGGCTCCCAGCCGAACAACACCTTGGTCATGGGCCTGGCTGTCCCAATTGTGCTGGTGATCGCCTATGGTCTCGGCAACATCATCGATGCTGGCTTCCAGCAATTGCGCGACGTGTTGTTCGCCAGCGTTGGCCAGAATGCCGTGCGTAAACTGGCCTACCGCACCTTCAATCACGTGCACCAACTCTCGCTCCGTTTCCACCTGGCGCGCCGCACGGGCGGTCTGAGCCGGGTGATCGAGCGCGGCACCAAGGGCATCGAAGCCATCGTGCGCTTCACCATGCTCAATATCGTGCCGACCCTGGTGGAGTTCGTGATCACCGCGGTGATCTTTGTCTACATGTTCGGCGTCAGCTATCTCGGCATCCTCGTGGTGACTATCTGGGGCTATCTCTACTTCACCATCAAGGCGTCCAACTGGCGTATCGCTATTCGCCGGGACATGAACAACAGCGACACCGATGCCAATTCCAAGGCCATCGACAGCATGCTGAACTTCGAAACAGTGAAGTATTTCGGCAATGAGAAGATGGAGGCCGAACGCTACGACCGCGCCATGGCCGGTTACGAGCGCTCAGCGATCCGGATTTGGACCTCGCTTGGCGTGCTCAACTTCGGCCAGGCGGTCATCTTTTATGCCGGCTTCATCATCATCAGCGTCATGGCGGTGAACGGGGTGATGAACGGCACCCTGACTCTGGGTGACTTTGTCCTGCTCAACACTTTCCTGATGCAGATCTATCGGCCGCTCAATTTCATCGGCTTTGTGTATCGCGAGTTGCGGCAGGGCCTGACCGATATCGAGGAGATGTTCAAACTTCTCGAGCAGCCCGCCGAAATCGTCGACAAGCCCAATGCCAGGCCGCTGGTGGTGACGGGCCCGGTCATTCGCTTCGATCACGTCAGCTTTCATTATGATCCCGACCGGCCGATCCTCAAGGATGTGAGCTTTGAGGTTCCGGCCGGCAAGACCGTCGCCATCGTTGGGCCGACCGGCGCCGGCAAGTCGACCATTTCACGGCTGCTGTATCGCTTCTATGACGTGACGGGCGGCGCCATCACCATCGATGGGCAGGACCTACGCGACATCACGCAGGATAGTCTCCGAGCGGCTATTGGCATGGTGCCGCAGGATACCGTGCTGTTCAACGACACCATTGGCTACAACATCGAGTATGGCCGCCCCGGCGCCAGCCATGAAGAGGTCCGCAAGGCGGCCGCAATGGCCCAGGTCGGTCCGTTCATCGAAACGCTCCCGAAAGGCTATGACACGCCCGTTGGCGAGCGTGGCCTCAAGCTGTCGGGCGGCGAGAAGCAGCGCGTGGCGATCGCCCGCACCATCCTGAAGGCGCCACCGATCCTGATCCTCGATGAAGCGACCTCGGCCCTCGACACCAAGACCGAGCGTGACATCCAGTCGGCACTGGACATCGTTTCGGCCAATCGCACCACGGTCGTGATCGCCCACCGGCTTTCCACCGTTATCAATGCGGACGAAATCCTCGTGCTGCGCAGTGGCACCGTCGCCGAGCGCGGCAATCATCGCGATCTGCTGGCGCAAGGTGGCCTTTACGCGCAGATGTGGAACCGCCAGCGCGAAGCCACCGAGGCCGAAGAAAAGCTGCGGCAGACCGCCAACGACCCCGATGGTTTTGTCAAGACTGTGGCGCCGGCGGCGGAATAG
- a CDS encoding efflux RND transporter permease subunit gives MLDFIERILRMPRVVLTIMVLVLGAGSVAYVSMPKESFPAIEIPYLYVSITQTGVSPADAENLLAKPAEEELATLTGLENITTTSTTGHASVLLEFDINTDKDQALADTRARMDAVRAKLPSEADDPTVTEIDFIGPIMSVAIYGSAPDKEMIRRAEELQDALEALGDVREVTLSGARDEQLEIRIDQTRLEAYGLTAGQLLDSLARNNMVVPGGTYNSGQGAFNIEVPGLITTAQDVYDLPLKTDGNTVVTFGDVATITRSLADATEYTQVNGSPALILSVAKKTGTNIIDVSNQVRETTKNVAANWSGGVGYSFFLDQAETTTNLFRSLEAAVLTAVALVLITCIATLGLRPALMIGLSIPLSFMMAFLVAEMLGMTINMMVMFGLVIAVGVLVDDPVVVVEYAERKLMEGVPKKEAFIMAMRKMFVPVVGATATTLGAFIPLLFWPGIIGKFMSYLPTIVIIVMVASFISALIFMPVIGSVIASTHVDEKEKAKADLVMYPEKFDAKKVSGVTGVYVRLMEKLMHWPIPTLAVGFGIIVGIFILYSNNPTGTEAFPASEPEYATVAVVGQGNYSPEEVRDMLVEVQDEILHVQGIQDVIMQFGDTGAAGTMPPNTLGNFQLQLTDWSERVPAEQIFGDIRQRVSSIAGLDVQVLPLENGPPAGKDINMRVESTNYDDLLPVVTAISNELASWPETVDLEDGRPSRGIDWQITIDRVEAGRYGIGVRELSPYVQLITSGVKLGTYRDAETGDELDIRVRLPEDERTFDALESMRIATAQGLIPVSNFIDRQPVPKVANIERRNQVYVMNVAAGLNNLPEGVFPADKVAELQAWIGEQNFPETVNVAFGGAEEQMGDANAFIVQAMGMAMAIIFFVLLLEYNSFYQVLVTLSTVAMSVAGVLLGMLATGMTFSAIMTGLGIVALAGIVVKNGIVLIDTYNDYHRHQGVEAVRAMLLTVGQRVRPVLLTAFLTALGVIPMWANVEFDFIRREIVIGGLAGSWFIHLSAALVSGLFFSTLLTLIMVPVMITAPSVIKQQMGSIFSRFGRRKTALAVPAGFDGMAVEVPEEADGARRYIVSKDAGLKEDGANGPRVDRRDAAE, from the coding sequence ATGCTCGACTTCATCGAACGCATTCTGCGGATGCCCCGCGTCGTCCTCACGATCATGGTGCTCGTGCTCGGCGCGGGTTCGGTGGCCTATGTCTCCATGCCCAAGGAAAGCTTCCCGGCTATCGAGATTCCCTATCTGTATGTGTCGATCACGCAGACTGGTGTGTCGCCGGCTGACGCCGAAAATCTTCTGGCCAAGCCGGCAGAAGAAGAACTGGCGACCCTGACGGGACTGGAGAACATCACCACAACATCCACGACCGGGCACGCCTCGGTGCTGCTCGAGTTCGACATCAACACGGACAAGGACCAGGCCCTTGCCGATACGCGCGCCCGGATGGATGCCGTGCGGGCCAAGCTGCCAAGCGAAGCCGACGATCCGACCGTCACCGAGATCGATTTCATCGGCCCCATCATGTCGGTGGCTATCTATGGCAGCGCCCCCGACAAGGAGATGATCCGCCGCGCCGAGGAACTGCAAGACGCGCTCGAGGCCCTTGGCGACGTGCGCGAAGTGACCCTGTCAGGCGCTCGCGACGAGCAGCTCGAAATCCGCATCGACCAGACCCGGCTTGAAGCCTATGGCCTCACCGCTGGCCAATTGCTGGATTCGCTGGCGCGCAACAACATGGTGGTGCCTGGCGGTACCTATAATTCCGGCCAAGGCGCCTTCAACATCGAAGTGCCTGGGCTGATCACCACGGCACAGGACGTATATGACCTGCCGCTCAAGACCGACGGCAATACCGTGGTCACCTTCGGGGACGTGGCGACCATCACCCGGTCGTTGGCTGACGCCACCGAATATACCCAGGTGAACGGCTCTCCAGCCCTGATCCTGAGTGTCGCCAAAAAGACCGGCACTAACATCATCGACGTATCCAATCAGGTGCGCGAAACAACCAAGAATGTTGCGGCCAACTGGTCGGGCGGTGTTGGCTATAGCTTCTTCCTCGATCAGGCGGAAACCACCACCAACCTATTCCGCTCCCTGGAAGCGGCCGTGCTCACGGCCGTGGCGCTGGTGCTGATCACCTGTATCGCGACGCTGGGCCTGCGCCCTGCCCTCATGATCGGATTGTCTATTCCGCTCTCGTTCATGATGGCGTTCCTCGTGGCCGAAATGCTGGGCATGACCATCAACATGATGGTGATGTTCGGTCTCGTGATCGCGGTGGGCGTGCTGGTGGACGACCCCGTGGTGGTCGTTGAATATGCCGAGCGAAAACTGATGGAGGGCGTTCCGAAGAAGGAAGCCTTCATCATGGCGATGCGCAAGATGTTCGTGCCGGTGGTGGGCGCTACCGCCACGACCTTGGGCGCCTTTATCCCGCTCCTGTTCTGGCCGGGCATTATCGGCAAGTTCATGAGTTATCTGCCCACGATCGTGATCATCGTGATGGTCGCGTCCTTCATCTCGGCGCTGATCTTCATGCCGGTGATTGGCTCGGTGATCGCCTCGACCCATGTGGACGAGAAGGAAAAGGCCAAGGCCGACCTGGTGATGTATCCCGAGAAGTTCGACGCCAAGAAGGTAAGCGGCGTTACGGGCGTTTATGTGCGGCTGATGGAAAAGCTGATGCACTGGCCGATCCCGACCTTGGCTGTCGGGTTCGGCATCATCGTCGGCATCTTTATCTTGTACAGCAACAACCCCACGGGAACTGAGGCTTTCCCTGCCTCCGAGCCTGAGTATGCCACTGTGGCGGTGGTGGGCCAAGGCAACTACAGCCCCGAAGAAGTACGCGACATGCTGGTGGAGGTGCAGGACGAAATCCTGCATGTTCAAGGCATCCAGGATGTCATCATGCAGTTCGGCGATACCGGCGCCGCGGGCACGATGCCGCCCAACACCCTGGGCAACTTCCAGCTGCAGCTGACTGATTGGAGCGAGCGGGTCCCCGCCGAGCAGATCTTTGGCGACATTCGCCAGCGCGTGAGCTCCATTGCAGGGCTCGACGTGCAGGTGCTGCCGCTCGAGAACGGCCCGCCGGCGGGCAAGGACATCAATATGCGGGTGGAAAGCACCAACTATGATGACCTGCTACCCGTGGTCACTGCCATCAGCAACGAGCTGGCGAGCTGGCCCGAAACCGTTGACCTGGAGGACGGCCGGCCCTCGCGCGGCATCGACTGGCAGATCACGATCGACCGCGTGGAAGCGGGGCGTTACGGGATCGGCGTGCGCGAGCTGTCCCCCTATGTTCAGCTGATCACCTCCGGCGTAAAGCTCGGCACCTATCGTGACGCGGAAACCGGCGACGAGCTCGACATCCGCGTTCGCCTGCCCGAGGACGAGCGCACCTTCGATGCCTTGGAAAGCATGCGTATTGCTACAGCCCAAGGCCTGATCCCGGTGTCGAACTTCATCGACCGTCAGCCGGTGCCTAAGGTCGCCAATATCGAACGGCGCAACCAAGTCTACGTGATGAACGTGGCCGCAGGTCTTAACAACCTTCCCGAAGGCGTTTTTCCGGCTGACAAGGTGGCTGAGCTGCAAGCCTGGATCGGCGAGCAGAACTTCCCCGAAACGGTCAATGTGGCATTTGGCGGGGCTGAAGAGCAGATGGGCGACGCAAACGCCTTCATTGTGCAGGCGATGGGTATGGCCATGGCCATCATCTTCTTCGTGCTGCTGCTCGAGTATAACAGCTTCTATCAGGTGTTGGTGACCCTCTCGACAGTAGCGATGTCGGTCGCGGGTGTGCTTTTGGGCATGCTGGCGACGGGGATGACCTTCTCTGCGATCATGACCGGCCTGGGGATTGTGGCCCTGGCAGGCATTGTGGTGAAGAACGGCATCGTGTTGATCGACACCTATAATGACTACCACCGGCATCAAGGTGTCGAGGCGGTCAGGGCTATGTTGCTGACTGTCGGCCAGCGTGTTCGCCCGGTGCTGCTCACCGCGTTCCTCACAGCCTTGGGCGTGATCCCGATGTGGGCGAATGTGGAGTTCGACTTCATCCGCCGTGAGATCGTGATCGGGGGCCTAGCCGGCTCGTGGTTCATCCACCTTTCGGCGGCCCTGGTGTCGGGCCTGTTCTTCTCAACGCTGCTGACCCTGATCATGGTGCCGGTGATGATCACCGCCCCCAGCGTGATCAAGCAGCAGATGGGCTCTATCTTCTCCCGGTTCGGCCGCCGCAAGACCGCCCTGGCGGTGCCAGCAGGGTTCGACGGCATGGCCGTGGAAGTCCCAGAGGAAGCCGATGGCGCCCGCCGCTACATCGTCTCCAAGGACGCTGGCCTCAAGGAAGATGGCGCCAACGGCCCGCGCGTCGACCGACGGGACGCAGCCGAATAG
- a CDS encoding efflux RND transporter periplasmic adaptor subunit has protein sequence MRAFFSFGLAFAILLLAGGWLATGTLVQGGQGPGNGVQPIVAVIEGEDHGPIHTALAEAGVLAEHHEAEVDPKLTIAQRTEAVTGANAPVQSVRTQTFTAQPMTIQVPVRGRTQAKSTVAAVAETTGTVDVVHVTKGERVEAGELLCTLDQGTRAAAVAQAEASLAQAEAALAQAELNYATNADLRKRGLAATNTANEAEVALAQARAGVSQAQAGIDNAREELARTEIKAKVAGLVQDPVAVAGSMLSAGTPCATIVQLNPIVFSGSVAEGDIARAKTGLDATVTTVTGDTVEGKVSYISSVADDATRSFQAEIEIPNEDFAIRDGITARAIVNVGTVPGHLLPQSVLTLDDDGVLGVRTVEDGKVAFYPVTVVSDTRDGAWVSGLPETAEVITVGQESVTTGDQVQATPADTASAEATAS, from the coding sequence ATGCGTGCATTCTTTTCCTTTGGGTTGGCCTTCGCCATTCTGCTGCTGGCCGGTGGCTGGCTGGCGACCGGTACTCTGGTGCAGGGCGGGCAAGGCCCGGGCAATGGCGTGCAGCCAATCGTTGCCGTCATCGAGGGCGAAGACCACGGTCCGATCCACACTGCCTTGGCCGAGGCTGGCGTCTTGGCCGAGCATCACGAGGCCGAGGTCGATCCCAAACTCACCATTGCACAACGTACCGAGGCGGTAACTGGCGCCAACGCGCCGGTTCAATCCGTACGTACGCAGACCTTCACGGCACAACCGATGACCATCCAAGTGCCGGTGCGCGGGCGCACGCAGGCCAAGTCCACGGTTGCTGCCGTCGCGGAAACAACCGGCACAGTGGATGTGGTGCATGTAACCAAGGGCGAGCGCGTCGAAGCTGGCGAGCTGCTGTGCACGCTCGATCAGGGCACGCGCGCCGCGGCCGTCGCTCAGGCCGAAGCCAGCTTGGCGCAAGCCGAGGCAGCACTGGCGCAAGCCGAACTCAATTATGCGACCAATGCCGACCTGCGTAAGCGCGGCCTTGCCGCCACAAACACGGCCAATGAAGCCGAAGTGGCCTTGGCCCAGGCTCGTGCGGGAGTGTCCCAGGCTCAGGCGGGCATTGACAATGCCCGCGAAGAACTGGCCCGGACCGAGATCAAGGCCAAGGTTGCCGGCTTGGTCCAGGACCCCGTCGCTGTTGCCGGTTCCATGCTGAGTGCCGGCACGCCTTGCGCAACCATCGTGCAGCTCAACCCTATCGTGTTCAGCGGCTCGGTGGCAGAAGGCGACATTGCCAGGGCCAAGACCGGTCTCGATGCAACGGTGACGACCGTCACCGGTGACACGGTGGAAGGCAAGGTCAGTTACATCTCTTCGGTGGCTGACGACGCCACCCGCTCGTTCCAAGCCGAGATCGAGATCCCCAACGAAGACTTCGCCATTCGCGACGGCATCACCGCACGCGCAATCGTCAACGTCGGAACGGTTCCGGGGCACCTGCTGCCACAATCTGTCCTGACGCTGGATGATGATGGCGTATTGGGCGTGCGCACAGTGGAGGACGGCAAGGTGGCCTTTTATCCCGTCACTGTGGTCAGCGACACCCGCGACGGTGCCTGGGTGAGCGGCCTGCCGGAAACGGCAGAGGTGATCACTGTAGGCCAGGAAAGCGTAACCACCGGCGACCAGGTGCAGGCGACTCCCGCCGACACTGCAAGCGCTGAAGCGACCGCCAGTTAA